One window of the Eucalyptus grandis isolate ANBG69807.140 chromosome 8, ASM1654582v1, whole genome shotgun sequence genome contains the following:
- the LOC104414814 gene encoding ferredoxin C 1, chloroplastic, with translation MSTLLHFAPPFSLLKRPPPASSLLSPPRPALRPARRRGSSSSAAGAGGGPIRAHKVVVEHEGRATELEVEPDETILSKAIDSGLAVPHDCKLGVCMTCPARLVSGSVDQSEGMLSDDVVERGYTLLCVSYPTSDCTIKTIPEEELLSLQLATAND, from the coding sequence ATGTCCACTCTCCTCCACTTCgctcctcccttctctctcctcaaacgcccgccgcccgcctcctccctcctctcccctccccgcCCCGCCCTCCGCCCGGCTCGCCGCCGtggctcctcctcctcagccgcCGGCGCCGGGGGCGGCCCCATCAGAGCCCACAAGGTAGTGGTCGAGCACGAGGGCCGGGCCACGGAGCTGGAGGTGGAGCCGGACGAGACCATCCTGTCCAAGGCCATCGACTCGGGCCTGGCCGTCCCCCACGACTGCAAGCTCGGCGTGTGCATGACCTGCCCGGCCCGGCTCGTCAGCGGGTCCGTCGACCAGAGCGAAGGCATGCTCAGCGACGACGTCGTGGAGCGCGGCTACACGCTCCTCTGCGTGTCGTACCCGACGTCGGATTGCACGATCAAGACTATTCCCGAGGAGGAGCTCTTGTCTCTGCAGCTCGCGACTGCTAACGactga
- the LOC104414815 gene encoding uncharacterized protein LOC104414815 codes for MASALLRRGVAVTSVVSSRFPPRVVSIWSSASEVADKGIEKGRSELVDSGPTTTACGLERMQLSPLFAESRPSLDGCAIEVVDDDQWRVSAGLAQAWQGPRGSLGTENLTETTDEHEDHSSSVEEEADFDEIDNMRIRGNLFYKIDKASKEFEEYSFEFHRKKSPKRREDPKETKKKEDRGLITRNEKLPKAAKKKNVPSLLDGAEVDCTSNKKKLRTPTFNQLTGPYHEPFCLDIYISKASVRACIIHRATSKVVAVAHSISKDMKFDLASTRNADACAAVGEILAQRALADDIHDIIYTPRKGEKLEGKLMIVLQAVIDNGVNVKVKLKQRKMKKAGHHATNLEVKSSAL; via the coding sequence ATGGCATCTGCTCTCTTGAGAAGAGGCGTCGCGGTAACGTCGGTGGTCAGCTCTCGTTTTCCTCCGAGGGTGGTCAGTATTTGGTCGAGTGCATCTGAAGTTGCTGACAAGGGAATCGAAAAGGGTCGGTCCGAGTTGGTTGATAGTGGGCCTACAACAACTGCTTGCGGTTTGGAGAGAATGCAGCTTTCTCCATTGTTTGCTGAGAGCAGGCCTTCTTTAGATGGTTGTGCCATTGAAGTTGTGGATGACGACCAGTGGCGGGTCTCGGCTGGGTTGGCACAGGCGTGGCAGGGACCGAGGGGGTCGTTGGGAACAGAAAATTTGACCGAAACGACAGATGAGCATGAGGATCATTCTTCATCTGTTGAGGAAGAGGCTGACTTCGATGAGATTGATAACATGCGGATAAGGGGCAATCTCTTTTACAAAATTGACAAGGCATCCAAGGAGTTCGAAGAGTACAGTTTCGAATTCCATAGGAAGAAATCCCCAAAGCGGCGAGAAGATCCAAAGGAAAccaagaagaaggaagaccGAGGTCTAATCACCAGAAATGAAAAACTTCCCAAAgctgcaaagaagaagaatgtgcCTTCTCTGCTGGATGGAGCCGAAGTCGATTGCACCTCAAACAAAAAGAAGCTGAGGACTCCGACATTTAATCAACTCACAGGTCCTTACCATGAACCGTTTTGCCTGGATATTTACATTTCGAAGGCCTCCGTTCGTGCATGTATAATTCACAGGGCAACGAGCAAGGTCGTTGCTGTGGCACATTCTATTTCGAAAGACATGAAGTTCGATCTGGCTTCGACTAGAAATGCAGATGCTTGTGCTGCTGTTGGCGAAATTCTGGCTCAGCGAGCGCTGGCTGATGACATTCATGACATAATTTATACGCCAAGGAAAGGGGAGAAATTAGAGGGAAAGCTTATGATTGTGCTTCAGGCCGTTATTGATAATGGGGTTAATGTGAAGGTGAAACTTAAGCAAcggaaaatgaagaaagctgGCCATCACGCCACAAATTTAGAAGTGAAGTCATCAGCTCTCTAA
- the LOC104414817 gene encoding FRIGIDA-like protein 4a, with translation MGSIPDPGGEPACQLQPAAASFEDFQKQTSLMTSCTLLWKELSDHFSSLEQNLMKKSEALKQKLRALDDQTKKTLTVLDERETTIDGSVEIVLEKVEKSKEAALGALERGGGRDVEPGSPGGEVDDGEGLLMKLRSFCLRMDSKEFWRFVTGKKKELDLMREKMHLALVDCVDPAKFVLEAISEVFPVDKRGGDRGNDLGWACVLILESLIPVVVDPVIGKSRVLVTPSVKERAKDIAETWKASLEERGGIENVKTPDVHTFLQHLVTFGIVKKADVDFYRKLVVGSAWRKQMPKLAVSLGLGDKMPDIIKELISRGQQLDAVHFTYEVGLVDMFPPVPLLKAFLKDARKAAATMLEDPNNGGRAANLASRKEQSALRAVLKCIEEYKLEAQFPPENLKKRLEQLEKVKIDKKRQPAAVPANKRTRANNGGPMPPAKAGRLANAYVSSFPAAPAYVRSPSHGQYPAGVPTYHSPQPMYGGLSPPTNPYAYSPEAAPPPLSGSYPAPPMNYPPYGGYGNGVAPAYQQAYYR, from the exons ATGGGGTCGATCCCCGATCCGGGCGGCGAGCCGGCCTGCCAGCTgcagccggcggcggcgagcttCGAGGACTTCCAGAAGCAGACCTCGCTGATGACCAGCTGCACCCTCCTCTGGAAGGAGCTCTCCGACCACTTCTCCTCCCTGGAGCAGAACCTCATGAAGAAGTCGGAGGCCCTGAAGCAGAAGCTCCGGGCGCTGGACGACCAGACCAAGAAAACCCTAACCGTCCTCGACGAGCGCGAGACGACGATCGACGGCAGCGTCGAGATCGTCCTCGAGAAGGTCGAGAAGAGCAAGGAGGCCGCGCTCGGGGCCCTCGAGCGGGGCGGCGGCCGCGACGTCGAGCCGGGCTCGCCGGGGGGCGAGGTCGACGACGGCGAGGGGCTGCTGATGAAGTTGAGGTCCTTCTGCCTGAGGATGGACTCCAAGGAGTTCTGGAGGTTCGTGAccgggaagaagaaggagctgGACCTCATGAGGGAGAAAATGCATCTCGCCCTGGTCGACTGCGTTGATCCGGCGAAGTTCGTGCTGGAGGCGATATCCGAGGTCTTCCCGGTGGACAAGCGGGGAGGGGACAGGGGGAATGACCTGGGCTGGGCTTGCGTCCTGATCCTGGAGTCGCTGATTCCGGTCGTGGTCGATCCGGTGATAGGGAAGTCGAGGGTGCTGGTGACGCCGAGCGTGAAGGAGAGGGCCAAGGACATCGCGGAGACGTGGAAGGCGAGCCTGGAGGAGAGGGGCGGCATCGAGAACGTGAAGACCCCCGACGTGCATACTTTCTTGCAGCATTTGGTGACGTTCGGGATTGTGAAGAAGGCGGATGTGGATTTCTACAGGAAGCTCGTGGTCGGGTCCGCATGGCGCAAGCAGATGCCCAAACTTGCGGTTTCGCTCGGTCTGGGAGACAAAATGCCCG ATATTATCAAGGAACTAATCAGCAGGGGACAGCAGCTAGATGCTGTGCATTTTACTTATGAAGTTGGTCTTGTAGACATGTTCCCCCCTGTACCTCTGTTGAAGGCTTTTCTGAAAGATGCGCGCAAAGCTGCAGCTACTATGTTGGAGGACCCTAACAATGGTGGCCGAGCTGCG AACCTGGCTTCACGCAAAGAGCAGTCAGCATTGCGGGCTGTTCTAAAGTGCATTGAGGAGTACAAGCTTGAAGCTCAGTTCCCCCCAGAAAATCTCAAGAAGCGCCTTGAGCAGCTAGAGAAGGTCAAGATCGATAAGAAAAGGCAACCAGCTGCTGTTCCAGCCAACAAAAGAACACGCGCCAACAATGGTGGACCTATGCCTCCAGCCAAAGCTGGTCGTCTGGCCAATGCATACGTCTCCTCTTTCCCTGCAGCTCCTGCATATGTGCGGTCACCCTCACATGGTCAATACCCAGCTGGAGTCCCCACATACCATTCACCACAGCCCATGTATGGTGGCTTGAGTCCGCCGACAAACCCCTATGCCTACTCACCTGAAGCAGCTCCACCACCTCTCTCAGGATCATACCCCGCTCCTCCCATGAACTATCCTCCCTATGGTGGCTATGGAAATGGCGTGGCACCAGCTTATCAGCAGGCTTACTACCGATAG
- the LOC104417357 gene encoding uncharacterized protein LOC104417357, which yields QGQARSRLRPSPPLQPHQAQPEDGRRRRRRQALPQNGALPQPRPPAPPAAGPYANSPAHPPPRGTPSHDPAALGPPPPPSYGFHMLDRRTVVLADGSVRSYFALPPDYQDFAPPLPPRPMDPAAAAAAAGGRFLPGAPRPEFGGLPGPDAFRGGREELFARGRQPQDYWNSLGLDSVRPGPAEGPSKRKFGGEAEERNRVDDELDKARKRQQVLQYGNPDRLPGPGLGPGGSFAGPSGELFRGSKYGSALESVRLKHLEVDQAKLKKAFLHFVKVTNENGYHRRNYLENGKNGSLKCVACGRSSKEFQDVHGIIMHTYYWDNTDLHVEHLGLHKALCALMGWNYAKPPDNSKAYQSLPAEEAAANLEDLIMWPPMVIIHNTITGKSKEGRMEGLGIKAMDNYVRELGFLGGKSKSLYGREGHLGITLIKFAANQSGLKEALQLAEHFEKDNHGRKSWARLQPLTLGKDDENNPNLVRVDGPTGEKRRIFYGYLGTASDMDRLDFDTRKKVVFESRRECLSSS from the exons cAAGGCCAGGCTCGAAGCCGCCTCCGCCCCTCCCCGCCCCTCCAACCCCACCAAGCCCAGCCCGAAgacggccgccgccgccgccgccgccaagcCCTCCCCCAGAACGGGGCCCTCCCCCAGCCCCGCCCGCCCGCGCCCCCCGCCGCCGGCCCCTACGCCAACAGCCCCGCCCATCCTCCTCCCCGGGGCACCCCGTCCCACGATCCCGCGGCCCTCGGCCCGCCCCCTCCCCCGTCCTACGGCTTCCACATGCTGGATCGCCGCACCGTCGTGCTCGCCGACGGCAGCGTCCGGTCCTACTTCGCGCTCCCGCCGGATTACCAGGACTTCGCGCCGCCCCTGCCGCCGCGGCCGATGGACCCCGcggcagccgccgccgccgccggggggCGGTTCTTGCCGGGAGCGCCGAGGCCGGAGTTCGGCGGGCTTCCGGGCCCTGATGCGTTCCGGGGCGGCAGGGAGGAGTTGTTCGCTCGTGGGAGGCAGCCGCAGGATTACTGGAACTCGCTCGGGTTGGACTCGGTCCGGCCAGGCCCCGCAGAGGGGCCGTCAAAGAGGAAGTTTGGgggagaagcagaggagaggaACCGGGTAGATGATGAGCTAGACAAGGCGAGAAAGAGGCAGCAGGTCTTGCAATATGGGAACCCGGACAGGCTTCCGGGTCCGGGTCTAGGTCCGGGTGGGTCCTTCGCTGGTCCGAGCGGAGAGTTATTCAGGGGTTCAAAGTATGGGAGTGCTCTCGAGAGTGTGCGCTTGAAGCATCTAGAGGTCGATCAGGCCAAGCTAAAGAAGGcgtttttgcattttgtgaAGGTTACTAATGAGAATGGCTATCACAGAAGGAACTATCTCGAGAATGGGAAGAATGGCTCCCTTAAATGTGTTGCTTGTGGCAG GTCATCTAAAGAGTTTCAAGATGTGCATGGTATCATCATGCATACTTACTACTGGGATAACACTGACTTGCATGTGGAACACTTGGGCTTGCACAAAGCTCTATGTGCTTTAATGGGTTGGAACTATGCAAAGCCTCCTGATAATTCGAAGGCTTACCAATCCTTACCCGCTGAAGAAGCAGCGGCTAACCTGGAGGATCTGATCATGTGGCCGCCGATGGTTATCATTCATAACACAATTACTGGAAAGAGTAAAGAAGGGCGCATGGAGGGGTTGGGAATCAAAGCCATGGATAATTATGTCAGAG AGCTTGGATTTTTGGGTGGCAAGTCAAAGTCCCTATATGGCAGAGAGGGTCATCTAGGGATAACCCTGATTAAGTTTGCTGCAAACCAATCAGGCCTAAAAGAGGCCTTGCAGCTAGCTGAACACTTTGAGAAGGACAATCATGGACGGAAGAGTTGGGCTCGTTTACAGCCCTTGACATTGGGGAAGGATGATGAAAACAATCCAAACCTTGTCAGGGTGGACGGGCCGACAGGGGAGAAAAGGAGGATTTTCTATGGTTATCTTGGAACAGCCTCGGATATGGATAGGTTGGACTTCGACACGCGGAAGAAGGTGGTATTTGAGAGTAGGAGGGAATGCTTATCATCCAGTTAG
- the LOC104414819 gene encoding imidazoleglycerol-phosphate dehydratase 1, chloroplastic: MELSLPSHLASCNPTPSAQLPKAVARVSPVSLSGGASRIRLFSGKGRRSMEDAPARSPVVSCSSSLQNNGTPAPAAPAIGTGSRIGEVKRVTKETNVAVKINLDGTGVADSSTGIPFLDHMLDQLASHGLFNVHVRATGDIHIDDHHTNEDVALAIGTALLQALGDRKGIHRFGDFSAPLDEALIHVALDLSGRPHLSFDLQIPTQRVGTYDTQLVEHFFQSLVNTSGMTLHIRQLAGKNSHHIIEATFKAFARALRQATEYDLRRQGTIPSSKGVLSRT; this comes from the exons ATGGAGCTCTCCCTCCCTTCTCATCTCGCCTCCTGCAATCCCACTCCCTCGGCTCAGCTACCGAAGGCCGTCGCTAGGGTTTCTCCGGTGAGCCTCTCCGGCGGCGCCTCTCGTATCCGCCTCTTCTCCGGCAAGGGCCGCCGCTCCATGGAAGACGCTCCCGCCCGGAGTCCCGTTGTCTCGTGCTCCTCCTCTCTCCAGAACAACGGAACTCCTGCCCCGGCAGCGCCTGCGATCGGCACCG GTAGCCGGATTGGGGAGGTGAAAAGGGTTACGAAGGAGACGAATGTGGCTGTGAAGATTAACTTGGACGGCACGGGGGTCGCCGATAGCAGCACTGGCATTCCCTTTCTCGATCACATGTTGGAT CAACTTGCTTCGCATGGACTGTTCAATGTTCACGTAAGGGCAACTGGTGACATTCACATTGACGATCATCACACAAATGAAGATGTTGCTCTTGCCATTGGAACA GCTTTGCTGCAAGCACTTGGTGACAGAAAAGGGATACACCGGTTCGGTGACTTTTCAGCTCCTCTGGATGAAGCACTCATTCATGTTGCACTG GATTTATCTGGCCGACCACATTTAAGTTTTGATTTGCAAATACCAACACAGAGGGTTGGAACATATGACACTCAG CTGGTGGAGCACTTTTTCCAGTCTTTGGTGAATACTTCTGGCATGACACTTCACATAAGGCAG CTAGCTGGAAAAAACTCACACCATATTATTGAGGCAACATTTAAAGCCTTCGCAAGAGCTCTTAGACAAGCTACAGAATATGACTTACGGCGCCAAGGGACCATTCCAAG CTCGAAAGGGGTGCTATCACGTACTTGA